A single region of the Ziziphus jujuba cultivar Dongzao chromosome 10, ASM3175591v1 genome encodes:
- the LOC107410288 gene encoding nucleobase-ascorbate transporter 12 isoform X1 — MSNSDPKTRPRPGPWPPAPEGSAMPASSWAKRTGFRPKFSGETNASDSGQISLPPRQREPDAQPDLEAGRVRQVPAVNGEPEGEKALPPPPQPSDKDQSVKKRRDSDGVPKSSGHGANGQAPASALPADPPPQSRRPVRNEEVVDVLPQNVDDDGLVNRHSHMKYELRDTPGLVPIGLYGFQHYLSMLGSLILIPLVIVPAMGGTHEDTANVLSTVLFVSGVTTLLHTSFGSRLPLIQGPSFIYLAPALAIINSPEFRGLNGNNFKHIMKELQGAIIIGSAFQAILGYSGLMSLISRLINPVVVSPTIAAVGLSFYSYGFPLVGTCLEIGAVQILLVVTFSLNIAKASYSLLPYFLQYLRKISIFGHRVFLIYAVPLGLAITWAAAFLLTEAGAYSYKGCDIHVPASNIISEHCRKHVSRMKHCRVDTSHALKSSPWFRFPYPLQWGTPVFTWKMAIVMCVVSIIASVDSVGSYHASSLLVASRPPTPGVLSRGIGLEGLSSVLAGLWGTGTGSTTLTENVHTIAVTKMGSRRAVELGACIFIVLSLVGKVGGFIASIPEVMVAALLCFMWAMLAALGLSNLRYSEAGSSRNIIIVGLSLFFSLSVPAYFQQYGISPNSNLSVPSYFQPYIVASHGPFRSSYGGLNYVLNTLLSLHMVVAFLVAVILDNTVPGSRGERGVYVWSNPEVARREPAIAKDYGLPFRISRVFRWVKWVGL; from the exons ATGTCAAACTCCGACCCCAAGACCCGTCCACGTCCCGGACCATGGCCGCCAGCGCCGGAGGGTTCCGCAATGCCGGCTTCATCTTGGGCCAAGCGGACGGGTTTCAGGCCCAAGTTCTCCGGAGAGACTAATGCTAGCGATTCAGGGCAGATATCCTTGCCGCCGAGGCAAAGGGAGCCGGATGCACAGCCGGATCTTGAAGCCGGAAGGGTTAGACAGGTGCCGGCGGTGAATGGTGAGCCGGAGGGTGAGAAGGCTCTGCCGCCTCCGCCGCAGCCTTCGGATAAGGATCAGTCTGTGAAGAAGAGGAGGGACTCGGATGGAGTCCCGAAGAGTTCGGGACACGGTGCTAACGGTCAGGCTCCGGCATCGGCGTTGCCGGCTGACCCGCCACCACAGTCGCGGCGGCCGGTGAGGAACGAAGAGGTTGTTGATGTTTTGCCGCAGAATGTTGACGATGATGGGCTTGTGAATAGGCACTCGCATATGAAGTATGAGCTCAGAGACACGCCTGGACTCG TTCCAATTGGTCTATATGGGTTCCAGCACTATCTATCAATGTTGGGTTCGTTAATCCTCATTCCGCTTGTCATAGTTCCCGCAATGGGCGGTACTCAT GAAGATACAGCAAATGTGCTGTCAACGGTGCTGTTTGTGTCCGGAGTGACCACGCTTTTGCATACATCTTTTGGGTCAAGGTTACCATTGATACAGGGTCCATCATTCATTTACCTAGCACCTGCATTAGCGATAATCAATTCCCCAGAATTTCGAGGGCTCAATGGAAAT AATTTCAAGCATATCATGAAGGAGCTACAGGGGGCTATAATCATAGGTTCAGCTTTTCAAGCAATACTGGGATATAGTGGATTGATGTCACTTATTTCGAG GTTGATCAATCCAGTTGTTGTATCACCAACGATTGCTGCTGTTGGACTTTCTTTTTACAGTTATGGTTTCCCACTAGTTGGTACCTGTCTTGAGATTGGGGCAGTGCAGATATTATTAGTTGTTACTTTTTCTCTT AATATTGCCAAAGCTTCTTACTCATTGTTACCTTACTTTCTGCAGTACCTCCGTAAGATATCTATTTTTGGTCATCGTGTGTTTCTAATATATGCG GTTCCATTGGGTTTGGCAATCACATGGGCAGCTGCTTTTTTGTTGACTGAAGCTGGAGCGTATAGCTACAAAGGTTGTGATATACATGTACCTGCCTCAAATATAATATCTGAACATTGCAGAAAGCATGTTTCGAGGATGAAGCACTGTCGAGTTGATACTTCTCATGCATTAAAATCTTCCCCATGGTTTAGGTTTCCATATCCATTGCAATGGGGTACTCCAGTCTTCACCTGGAAAATGGCCATTGTTATGTGCGTGGTGTCCATAATAGCATCAGTTGATTCG GTTGGCTCATATCATGCATCTTCATTATTGGTGGCATCCAGACCTCCAACCCCAGGTGTTCTTAGTCGAGGGATTGGTCTGGAAGGTCTTTCAAGTGTCTTGGCTGGTCTGTGGGGAACAGGGACAGGGTCTACAACTTTGACAGAAAATGTGCATACCATTGCTGTGACTAAAATGGGAAGCCGCAGAGCAGTTGAATTAGGTGCATGCATTTTCATAGTATTATCTCTTGTTG GCAAAGTTGGAGGCTTTATTGCATCAATACCTGAAGTAATGGTTGCTGCTCTCCTTTGTTTTATGTGGGCAATGCTTGCAGCATTAGGCCTTTCGAATTTACGATACAGTGAGGCTGGAAGCTCTCGGAATATTATTATAGTTGGGTTATCTCTGTTCTTCTCACTTTCTGTTCCCGCCTACTTTCAACAATATGGCATCTCTCCGAACTCCAACTTGTCTGTTCCTAGTTATTTTCAGCCATACATTGTGGCTTCTCATGGACCATTCCGTAGTAGTTATGGAGGG TTGAACTATGTGTTGAATACACTACTTTCGTTACACATGGTGGTTGCATTTCTTGTGGCTGTTATTCTGGACAATACTGTACCAGGCAGTCGCGGAGAACGTGGGGTGTATGTGTGGTCTAATCCTGAGGTTGCAAGGAGGGAGCCTGCCATTGCTAAGGATTATGGGTTGCCCTTCAGAATTAGTCGGGTTTTCAGATGGGTGAAATGGGTTGGACTATGA
- the LOC107410288 gene encoding nucleobase-ascorbate transporter 12 isoform X2 yields MSNSDPKTRPRPGPWPPAPEGSAMPASSWAKRTGFRPKFSGETNASDSGQISLPPRQREPDAQPDLEAGRVRQVPAVNGEPEGEKALPPPPQPSDKDQSVKKRRDSDGVPKSSGHGANGQAPASALPADPPPQSRRPVRNEEVVDVLPQNVDDDGLVNRHSHMKYELRDTPGLVPIGLYGFQHYLSMLGSLILIPLVIVPAMGGTHEDTANVLSTVLFVSGVTTLLHTSFGSRLPLIQGPSFIYLAPALAIINSPEFRGLNGNNFKHIMKELQGAIIIGSAFQAILGYSGLMSLISRLINPVVVSPTIAAVGLSFYSYGFPLVGTCLEIGAVQILLVVTFSLYLRKISIFGHRVFLIYAVPLGLAITWAAAFLLTEAGAYSYKGCDIHVPASNIISEHCRKHVSRMKHCRVDTSHALKSSPWFRFPYPLQWGTPVFTWKMAIVMCVVSIIASVDSVGSYHASSLLVASRPPTPGVLSRGIGLEGLSSVLAGLWGTGTGSTTLTENVHTIAVTKMGSRRAVELGACIFIVLSLVGKVGGFIASIPEVMVAALLCFMWAMLAALGLSNLRYSEAGSSRNIIIVGLSLFFSLSVPAYFQQYGISPNSNLSVPSYFQPYIVASHGPFRSSYGGLNYVLNTLLSLHMVVAFLVAVILDNTVPGSRGERGVYVWSNPEVARREPAIAKDYGLPFRISRVFRWVKWVGL; encoded by the exons ATGTCAAACTCCGACCCCAAGACCCGTCCACGTCCCGGACCATGGCCGCCAGCGCCGGAGGGTTCCGCAATGCCGGCTTCATCTTGGGCCAAGCGGACGGGTTTCAGGCCCAAGTTCTCCGGAGAGACTAATGCTAGCGATTCAGGGCAGATATCCTTGCCGCCGAGGCAAAGGGAGCCGGATGCACAGCCGGATCTTGAAGCCGGAAGGGTTAGACAGGTGCCGGCGGTGAATGGTGAGCCGGAGGGTGAGAAGGCTCTGCCGCCTCCGCCGCAGCCTTCGGATAAGGATCAGTCTGTGAAGAAGAGGAGGGACTCGGATGGAGTCCCGAAGAGTTCGGGACACGGTGCTAACGGTCAGGCTCCGGCATCGGCGTTGCCGGCTGACCCGCCACCACAGTCGCGGCGGCCGGTGAGGAACGAAGAGGTTGTTGATGTTTTGCCGCAGAATGTTGACGATGATGGGCTTGTGAATAGGCACTCGCATATGAAGTATGAGCTCAGAGACACGCCTGGACTCG TTCCAATTGGTCTATATGGGTTCCAGCACTATCTATCAATGTTGGGTTCGTTAATCCTCATTCCGCTTGTCATAGTTCCCGCAATGGGCGGTACTCAT GAAGATACAGCAAATGTGCTGTCAACGGTGCTGTTTGTGTCCGGAGTGACCACGCTTTTGCATACATCTTTTGGGTCAAGGTTACCATTGATACAGGGTCCATCATTCATTTACCTAGCACCTGCATTAGCGATAATCAATTCCCCAGAATTTCGAGGGCTCAATGGAAAT AATTTCAAGCATATCATGAAGGAGCTACAGGGGGCTATAATCATAGGTTCAGCTTTTCAAGCAATACTGGGATATAGTGGATTGATGTCACTTATTTCGAG GTTGATCAATCCAGTTGTTGTATCACCAACGATTGCTGCTGTTGGACTTTCTTTTTACAGTTATGGTTTCCCACTAGTTGGTACCTGTCTTGAGATTGGGGCAGTGCAGATATTATTAGTTGTTACTTTTTCTCTT TACCTCCGTAAGATATCTATTTTTGGTCATCGTGTGTTTCTAATATATGCG GTTCCATTGGGTTTGGCAATCACATGGGCAGCTGCTTTTTTGTTGACTGAAGCTGGAGCGTATAGCTACAAAGGTTGTGATATACATGTACCTGCCTCAAATATAATATCTGAACATTGCAGAAAGCATGTTTCGAGGATGAAGCACTGTCGAGTTGATACTTCTCATGCATTAAAATCTTCCCCATGGTTTAGGTTTCCATATCCATTGCAATGGGGTACTCCAGTCTTCACCTGGAAAATGGCCATTGTTATGTGCGTGGTGTCCATAATAGCATCAGTTGATTCG GTTGGCTCATATCATGCATCTTCATTATTGGTGGCATCCAGACCTCCAACCCCAGGTGTTCTTAGTCGAGGGATTGGTCTGGAAGGTCTTTCAAGTGTCTTGGCTGGTCTGTGGGGAACAGGGACAGGGTCTACAACTTTGACAGAAAATGTGCATACCATTGCTGTGACTAAAATGGGAAGCCGCAGAGCAGTTGAATTAGGTGCATGCATTTTCATAGTATTATCTCTTGTTG GCAAAGTTGGAGGCTTTATTGCATCAATACCTGAAGTAATGGTTGCTGCTCTCCTTTGTTTTATGTGGGCAATGCTTGCAGCATTAGGCCTTTCGAATTTACGATACAGTGAGGCTGGAAGCTCTCGGAATATTATTATAGTTGGGTTATCTCTGTTCTTCTCACTTTCTGTTCCCGCCTACTTTCAACAATATGGCATCTCTCCGAACTCCAACTTGTCTGTTCCTAGTTATTTTCAGCCATACATTGTGGCTTCTCATGGACCATTCCGTAGTAGTTATGGAGGG TTGAACTATGTGTTGAATACACTACTTTCGTTACACATGGTGGTTGCATTTCTTGTGGCTGTTATTCTGGACAATACTGTACCAGGCAGTCGCGGAGAACGTGGGGTGTATGTGTGGTCTAATCCTGAGGTTGCAAGGAGGGAGCCTGCCATTGCTAAGGATTATGGGTTGCCCTTCAGAATTAGTCGGGTTTTCAGATGGGTGAAATGGGTTGGACTATGA